A region of the Phaseolus vulgaris cultivar G19833 chromosome 11, P. vulgaris v2.0, whole genome shotgun sequence genome:
ACCCCGTTCAGGACGACCCCATGGTCATAACCGTGGAAATTGATAAGTTCGCAATTGCTaaagttctggtggaccaaggtaGTTCGGTCGACATCCTTTACTGGGAGACATTTAAGAAAATGCAAATTTCAGAGGTAGAAATACAACCTTATAACGAACAGATAGTTGGATTTTCGGGAGAAAGGGTGGATACAAGGGGATATATTGACTTATTCACTACTTTCGGCGACGACTATCTCAGTAAAACTATCAACATACGATACCTACTGGTCAACGTCAATACATCCTACAATATCTTGCTCGGTCGTCCATCTATCAACAGGTTGAAAGCTATTGTTTTGACCCCTCATCTGGCCATGAAATTCCCTTCTGTCAATGGAGATATCGCAACAGTGCATGTAGATCAGAAAACGGCACGAGAATGCTATGTTGCCAGCCTAAAAGTCGAGCCAACCAAATGACTCTACACCAAAGTGAACGAACGATCTCCAGTCCGAAGAGGTCGGTCACCAGAAACGCGTTCTATAGGAAGAGGTTCTAGAAGGCACTTGGTTGCTCTCGTTGACCTAGATCCCTGGCTGGACGATCCTCGCATGGACGTCGAGGAAGATCTTCAACCCATATTCCTTCGTGACAAGGACCGCAAAACACACATAGGAATGTCCCTCAAACAGGACGACCGAGAAGTGATCGCTAAGACGCTAATAAAAAACGCTGACCTTTCTGCTTGGATTGCTGCAGATATGCCAGGGGTGAAATCTGATGTTATCACTCATCATTTTTCCGTATATAAAGAAGCCAAGCCGATCgcccaaaagaaaagaaagttggGTGAAGAGCGGCGCAAGGCCGCACGAGAGGAAACTCGTAAATTGGTGCGAGTTGGTTTCATTCAGAAAGCCCGTTACACAACATGGTTGGCCAACATTGTAATGGTCAAGAAAGCAAATGGAAAATGAAGAATGTGTATAGATTATATAGATCTTAACAAGGCATGTccgaaggattcgtatcctctACCTACCATCGACCGACTGGTCGACGGCGTGGCCGGACACCAAATCTTAAGTTTCCTCGACGCATACTTaggatataatcagattcaGATGCACCGTCACGATTGAGAGAAGACAACATTCAGAACAGACTCCGACAATTTCTTCTATGAGGTCATGTCGTTCGGCCTCAAAAACGCTGAGCCACTTATCAACGCCTAATGGATTATGTTTTTCATGATATGATCGGACGGAACGTAGAggtgtatgttgatgatattgtTGTTAAGTCAGATTCGTGCGAACAACATATCTcagatttgaaagaagtttttcaagcCTTGCGTAAATATCGCCTGCGCTTAAACCCTGAAAAATGTGTGTTCGGCGTAGAAGGTGGAAAATtcttaggt
Encoded here:
- the LOC137834544 gene encoding uncharacterized protein, whose product is MVITVEIDKFAIAKVLVDQGSSVDILYWETFKKMQISEVEIQPYNEQIVGFSGERVDTRGYIDLFTTFGDDYLSKTINIRYLLVNVNTSYNILLGRPSINRLKAIVLTPHLAMKFPSVNGDIATVHVDQKTARECYVASLKVEPTK